A stretch of the Haloplanus aerogenes genome encodes the following:
- a CDS encoding VOC family protein, which translates to MDIHHVGQLVDADFEDAVAFYRELGLDLREMTDGPVRVAFFETDSAEFHLIVREERGSSADALLDTVGRYAAAHVAFEVDDLAATMVDAERRGLTFLGEPPEEGLGPYRRAFVAPAGHVGIPFEFVESR; encoded by the coding sequence ATGGACATCCACCACGTCGGCCAACTCGTCGACGCTGACTTCGAGGACGCTGTCGCCTTCTACCGCGAGTTGGGTCTCGATCTCCGCGAGATGACCGACGGTCCCGTCAGGGTCGCCTTCTTCGAGACCGACTCGGCCGAGTTCCACCTGATCGTCCGCGAGGAGCGCGGGTCGTCCGCCGACGCGTTGCTCGATACGGTCGGTCGCTACGCCGCCGCTCACGTCGCCTTCGAAGTCGACGACCTCGCGGCAACGATGGTCGACGCCGAGCGGCGAGGACTCACGTTTCTCGGTGAACCGCCGGAGGAGGGGTTAGGGCCGTACCGCCGGGCGTTCGTCGCGCCCGCAGGGCACGTCGGCATCCCGTTCGAGTTCGTCGAGTCCCGGTGA
- a CDS encoding DUF7537 family lipoprotein — MQSSRAITLLLVVVMLTAGCLGGGGGAVSDAMADAEAGAAGGDGAGPGADGPDLTNPETVLRDAGSFTVSWRYTGVDESGVRTEVHHDYYADLDAERSLSVTSSSRDGQSDGGSSEQFVADGTTYIRTGSADAATYGSYPGTADVVGTAIGLSQARAYGTNDDMANRGTETFDGVTVTRYELTEASSQLIQAGSAATSGSAGVAEITDFHYVVLVDENGVSRYESWSFTGRTQEGQQVSGEWEYALTGVGSTTVDDPEWLAAARAATA; from the coding sequence ATGCAGTCGAGTCGTGCAATTACACTGTTACTGGTCGTGGTGATGCTGACAGCCGGCTGTCTCGGTGGCGGCGGTGGCGCAGTCAGTGACGCGATGGCCGACGCCGAGGCGGGTGCCGCGGGCGGTGACGGGGCCGGACCCGGCGCCGACGGTCCCGACCTGACCAACCCCGAAACCGTCCTGCGGGACGCCGGGAGCTTCACCGTCTCGTGGCGGTACACCGGCGTCGACGAGAGCGGCGTCCGGACTGAGGTGCATCACGACTACTACGCCGACCTAGACGCGGAGCGCTCGCTGAGCGTCACGTCGTCGAGTCGCGACGGCCAGTCCGACGGCGGGTCGAGCGAGCAGTTCGTCGCCGACGGCACTACCTACATCCGAACCGGATCGGCGGACGCGGCGACGTACGGCTCGTACCCCGGCACGGCCGACGTGGTCGGCACCGCCATCGGCCTGTCGCAAGCCCGCGCCTACGGCACCAACGACGACATGGCCAACCGCGGCACCGAGACGTTCGACGGCGTGACCGTCACGCGCTACGAACTCACCGAGGCGAGTTCGCAGTTGATTCAGGCCGGTTCCGCGGCGACGAGCGGCTCCGCCGGCGTCGCGGAGATCACCGACTTCCACTACGTCGTCCTCGTCGACGAGAACGGCGTCTCCCGATACGAGTCGTGGTCGTTCACCGGGCGAACGCAGGAGGGCCAACAGGTGAGCGGCGAGTGGGAGTACGCGCTCACGGGCGTCGGTTCGACGACGGTCGACGATCCCGAGTGGCTGGCCGCAGCGCGCGCCGCGACGGCCTGA